A genomic stretch from Doryrhamphus excisus isolate RoL2022-K1 chromosome 23, RoL_Dexc_1.0, whole genome shotgun sequence includes:
- the rhogd gene encoding ras homolog gene family, member Gd, translating into MQTIKCVVVGDGAVGKTCLLISYTTNAFPEEYIPTVFDNYSAQMSVDGRNVSLNLWDTAGQEEYDRLRTLSYPQTNVFIICFSIGSPSSHANVRHKWHPEVSHHCPSVPILLVGTKRDLRGDAETVKKLKEQGLAPTTQQQGNALAKQIGAVKYMECSALLQEGVREVFAEAVRAVLYPVTKKNTKKCVLL; encoded by the coding sequence ATGCAGACCATAAAGTGTGTGGTTGTTGGTGATGGAGCAGTGGGGAAAACATGCCTGCTCATCTCGTACACCACCAATGCCTTCCCTGAAGAATACATTCCAACAGTGTTTGACAACTATAGCGCTCAGATGAGCGTGGACGGCCGCAATGTCAGCCTTAATTTGTGGGACACAGCCGGCCAGGAGGAGTATGACCGCCTGCGTACTCTCTCCTATCCTCAGACCAACGTCTTTATCATCTGCTTCTCCATCGGCAGCCCCTCCTCCCACGCTAATGTCAGGCACAAGTGGCACCCTGAGGTGTCTCACCACTGCCCCAGTGTGCCCATCCTGCTCGTGGGCACCAAGAGAGACCTGAGGGGTGACGCAGAAACGGTGAAGAAGCTGAAGGAGCAAGGGTTGGCTCCCACTACCCAGCAACAGGGGAATGCCCTCGCTAAGCAAATCGGGGCCGTCAAATACATGGAGTGTTCTGCTCTCCTGCAGGAAGGCGTGCGGGAGGTATTTGCCGAGGCCGTGAGAGCAGTGTTGTACCCCGTCACGAAAAAGAACACCAAGAAATGTGTGCTTTTGTAA